From Solanum lycopersicum chromosome 4, SLM_r2.1:
GCCCGAACGCCTATGGGTGGTTTCCTTGGTTCTCTCTCGTCTTTGTCTGCTACAGAGCTTGGTTCTGCAGCAATCCGAGGTGATAGTAATAGATAGCTAACTTATTCATCTGTTATCTGATGTCCATTTACTTTAGTTTGTTATGTTGACAACCTTCCGATATATATGTTATGACGGTAGCTGCCCTTAAGAGAGCAAATGTAGATCCATCCCTTGTTCAAGAGGTCTTCTTTGGAAATGTTCTCAGCGCAAACTTAGGTCAAGCCCCAGCTAGACAGGCTGCCTTAGGAGCTGGGATACCTTATTCAGTGATTTGCACAACCATTAACAAAGTGTGTTCTTCAGGACTTAAAGGTAGGATCTGCATCTATACGTTTCAATTATTTCTATCATGTTTTTTGCCCACTTCTTCCTGACATGTTTACGTTTGTTGTAGCAACAATGATTGCAGCCCAGACTATACAATCAGGAGCCAATGATATCGTTGTGACTGGTGGCATGGAAAGCATGTCTAATGTACCAAAATACCTAGCTCAAGCAAGGTCTGATTTTTTATTCTAATGATTATATGCATCTGGACAATAATAAAATGGAAAGCCAATTCccaagaaacaagaaaaaaaagagaagagagcGGAAGCACATTAAGTGTTTGTGTTAAACTGTCTTTCTTCCATCAATAATGTTCAAATCCTCAATCTATTGTGGCTGCAAAGCTGTCCTTACAAAACAATCTACCTTATGTGAAAATGAGAAATCAAGATTAAGTTTTTTGTTCTCCAGGAAATTTTCCTTGTATTATAGTTTGCAATGCCTCAAAGTGAAATTGACAATTTTGGTGGAAGACACTATGCCAATGCATTCAAAGTTTTTGCATTATATCTGTGTATTAGGCTGTTTTTTGATTTTCTAGTATGGATCATACAAGTGGCAAATCATAATCTCTGAAAGACCTTTACTTCTCTGATTGTCAGAAGACAACGCCCTTAAAGgattttctccttcttctttttctttgtctGCTTTGGGGAAGCTCTATTTTGAGGATGACTAGCACTTAGAATTTGTCAAATATAacttatagtaaaaataattttccataGTCATTTATGATTTTACTTATATTGATAGGAAGGGGTCTCGTCTAGGGCATGATACTGTTGTAGACGGCATGCTAAAAGATGGACTCTGGGATGTCTATAATGATTTCGGCATGGGCGTCTGTGCAGAACTATGTGCTGATCAGTATAAAATTACAAGAGAAGAGCAGGTAATATCTGCTGCTGCCTGAAGTTATGAGATTTATCtcttcatttttgttttcttgcttCCTATTTTTTACTTCTCCTTCTGTGGGAAGTAGCTGTGTGTTTTAATGTAAAGCTTGGAGCTGTTTTGTTTTCTGGAAACAAGgccttgaaaataaacttaGTTTTCAACACGATTTTCTATTGTATTTTCTAGTAGTGATTTGTCTTCACATTTTTCTGTAGGATTCTTATGCTATTCAAAGCTTTGAGCGAGGAATTGCTGCACAACGTAGTGGTGCATTTGCTTGGGAAATAGTACCAGTGCGGTTCTACATTCTTTCTTAAAATGATGCTCTAGAAAGGTTGAGTGTTCTGATTAAAATCTTGATGTTCATGCAGGTAGAAATTTCTGGTGGAAGAGGAAGACCATCTAGTATTGTCGATAAAGATGAAGGCTTAATAAAGGTGAATCGGATTGTTAACAAACTCATGTATTGTACttgagatatatgtatttgttttttGGTTTCCGGTTGAGATCATCTTTTGgtagatcattcttttttgtgATCTTCTTTACCTTTTTATGTATCCTTTACACCTATACTTTTTTGTGATCTTCTTTACCTTTTTATGTATCCTTTACACCTATACTTTTTTGTGATCTTCTTTACCTTTTTATGTATCCTTTACACCTATATCACCCTGTAACGTGGGATTTTTGCTTGACAAACTGTACAAAAATCCCTGTACGATCTATTCCATTATATTCTATCTTGTGTAGTCAAATAGTGCTTCCATGTGCAAGTtcgctttctatcaatgtcatTTGTAAATCTtctttgtcaatttttttatatttgatttcaaTCAGTTATACTCTCGGGCAGCAGACTTGGCAATTTTCACGTGTGGTTTCTTTCCCCTGCCATTGCCAAGCACATATACTTGATTTCCCAGTCTTCTTCCACACGTTCTTGATGAAAGTTTTGTCTGTCCACCCTTGGTTTCCAAGTTCTGAATGTAAATGATACCTTGATCTGCTGAGTTGCTTATTTTACCTGTCAACTGTTTGAACCTCTTTTCATTGTTGTTTTGCTAGTTTGATGCCTCCAAACTAAGAAAGCTTAGACCAAGTTTCAAGGAGAATGGAGGTTCTGTTACTGCAGGCAATGCTTCCATAATAAGGTATTCTTTCGTCTGTCTCTCTGTTACCATACGTGCATGTGCCTAGGCAGACTAATTTCTTTTCACGCATTTATTATAACGTCTTTGAAATATAAGACAGTTATAAGAACCTGCTCCTAGAGTTCTTAGTATTTTCATGACACTGCTCTGTGTTTAGCGCTGCTTGAT
This genomic window contains:
- the ACAT2 gene encoding acetyl-CoA acetyltransferase 1, giving the protein MAKMVQDSIKPQDVCIVGVARTPMGGFLGSLSSLSATELGSAAIRAALKRANVDPSLVQEVFFGNVLSANLGQAPARQAALGAGIPYSVICTTINKVCSSGLKATMIAAQTIQSGANDIVVTGGMESMSNVPKYLAQARKGSRLGHDTVVDGMLKDGLWDVYNDFGMGVCAELCADQYKITREEQDSYAIQSFERGIAAQRSGAFAWEIVPVEISGGRGRPSSIVDKDEGLIKFDASKLRKLRPSFKENGGSVTAGNASIISDGAAALVLVSGKKAIELGLQVIGRIRGFADAAQAPELFPTAPALAIPKAIKNSGLESSQIDYYEINEAFSVVALANQRLLNLNSGKLNAHGGAVSLGHPLGCSGARILVTLLGVLKQKNAKFGVAGVCNGGGGASALVVEFMPVGMVARSSL